ACGATCTTCTACTTCTTCTGCTTGCCATCGTAGTTTTCTTGTCTTGTCTTCAGTCATCCTCTATCCTTTTCCACTTTCAGCTTTTTCAATCGCTTGATGAATCGTTGTAAGCTTTTGCACATCACTAGATGCATAGCTTTCAAAATTACTAATACTTGAAGATAAGAAGGATAAACTACTCTTTAATCCCGAAGCAGCAGAACTTTGAGAGAAAGAAAATGATTTTTTTTGTGAAAAGGAAACATCTGATAAACTACTAGTAAATTTATTTGTAATCTCACTAACAATTCCCTGATCTGTACTGATT
This sequence is a window from Enterococcus sp. 7F3_DIV0205. Protein-coding genes within it:
- a CDS encoding DUF3130 domain-containing protein; translation: MTKISTDQGIVSEITNKFTSSLSDVSFSQKKSFSFSQSSAASGLKSSLSFLSSSISNFESYASSDVQKLTTIHQAIEKAESGKG